The nucleotide window AAACAACCCTCTTGACGAGGGCCAGCCTCACAGTGGCGCACAAGAGGTGCATCGAATGCATTCGACATTTCCAGCAGAATAATGCAATATGCATAGCCGCCACGTACTCGTATGGATGTTTAGCTGACTAGACATCGACAATACGAAGCTTGGAAATGAAAAAAGCCATGACAGATCATGGCTTTTTTCACAAAACTTGGCGGAAAGGGAGTTCGCCAAACACACCGAACAAGCATTTGATATTAAACAGATAAATAAAAAACCACGCAGCCAACCCACAAATTATACGTCGGAATAAACAGTGTTCGCAGGCGTAACTTGCGCCTAAGCATACCATTGACATGTGGCAGTGCCCCCACGCCCTCGCGATACTCAGCTCACGCCATGCTCGCGCAGCAGTGACGTAGCGTTCAGCCCTTCGCCGACGGCGATGCCCGGCTAGGCTGGGGCCCTATTGATCGATGATGGTTGGCCGCTCCGCCCGCTCCCGCTGCTTGACGATCGGCGCGAACAAGCTGCTAAAGGCGTCCAGCCAGGCCTCGCCCTCCGCATTGGGGGCGCGCGCCACGAAATGGCCATAGCGGTCCCGCCATTCCTGCGGCACTTGCGGTTGACTGTTCACAACGTTCTGGATGTGTTGCGCAAACGAGGCAAACCAGTAATTGGGCTGATCGGCCTGCCCGCTCAATTGCCGAAACTGTGCCAGCACCTCGTCAAAGGTCTGCGGTTTGGGGCCTTGTCGGGATGGGTCCCATATGCTCAGGCTGCTCATCTTGCGTTCCTGTCTTGGGGGCGGCCAGGGGCCACACCCCTGGCCGCTGCGGTTTATTGTTTGAATCGTACTACCAGCCCGGTCTGTTCCGCCAGACTTTGTGGCCTCGATCCCGCCGCATGCCACACCGGGTGCGGTCGGTAGATATAGCTGCCGTCCGGCTGGCGTTGCAGGGTGCCATGGCACGGGCCGTCGAAGTGCAGGCTCAGGGACTGGCCGTCGACATCGCCGATCAACTGGCTGAAGTCGAGGCGCTGGCTGCCGTGGCCGGCCACGGTGAACTGTTGGTTCAGCGCGGTCGGGGGGTCGTTCACCGGCAGGAGGGTCACCACCAACGGTTGGGCCATACTGGCCTGTTGCCCATTGGCCTGCTCAATCGCAGTCGCCACCACCTGTAAGGCAATGCTGCCATAGGCATCGGCCCGCGGAATCAAGCTGAGCGCATTCAGATGCCAACCCCAGCCATAGATGACAAAGTGAACAAACCGTGGCGGCAACGGGGCATGTCGCCGCCAGGAGAAAGCAGGATTACACCAAAGGCTGCACTTCGGTGCGTAGGTAGGCAACCAATCTGTTCCATTCGGACTGATTCGGTTCGGTCTTCACCCAGTTGGACTTCATGTAACCCTCCGTCAATTCCGCCTCGATGGCGTCATAATCCGGATTCCCTACAAGACGCGCCACAATCAGAATGTGGGGTGACGACCTCCCCCCATCTCGCGAGCGCTCTTTCCCCTCTGGGTAAAGCGACCCGTTCATCAGGCTATCCAGCCCCTGCAACGTGGTGGTGGTCGCCAGGATTGGTTCCAGGAAGGCATAAACACTTGCCACCGCCGCGCGCGCTTCCTGATAGGTCGAGAGGTAAAAGATTCGCTTCTGGAGGTCAAGGGGGGGGGGGGCAGAGCCAAAAAACGGTTCGTCATTAGTAAATTTGAACCGTTGGTAGAGGGCCTGCACCGCCTCATGACTGAACTGAGTGGTCACGCCGAAGCGGTAGGCGTCTTTATAGGCATCAGCAATGATGCTAAAACCAATCTTCTGCCCCCCCCCTCCTGGCAACTGACGGGTCAGTTTGATGGCACCAAATTGACCTTTTGATGCGGTAAACCCCAGCGGGCCAAAAGCTTGCAGCATCTGTTCAGTCACAAATTGCTCAGCCTCGTCCTCCCCTGGCAAGTGATCAGCCTCAGGTGGGGCCAGCAGCGCATCCCAGCTGCTGCGCCGCTCAGCCGGCAGTACGATGTCTCCGCGCAAGAACGCCAATGCCAGATCGTCGTCATACACCACCAGCCCCAGCATGGTGGCGGTATCCACCATCAGCTTGCGCATGGCAGTCTGACTGGCTGCCGGCAGCTCGATGTGCCAGATCGCCTGTTCCACGCTTTGCGCACGGGCCACGAAATGGCCATAGCGGTCCCGCCATTCCTGCGGCACCTGCGGCTGGCTGTTCACAACGTTCTGGATGTGTTGCGCAAACGAGGCAAACCAGTAGTTGGGCTGATCGGCCTGCCCGCTCAATTGCCGAAACTGCGCCAGCACCTCGTCAAAGGTCTGCGGTTTGGGGCCTTGTCGGGATGGGTCCCATATGCTCAGACTGCTCATCTTATGTTCCTTGTCTTGGGGGCGGCCAGGGGGCACACCCCTGGCCGCTGCGGTTTATTGTTTGAATCGTACTACCAGCCCGGTCTGTTCCGCCAGACTTTGTGGCCTCGATCCCGCCGCATGCCACACCGGGTGCGGTCGGTAGATATAGCTGCCGTCCGGCTGGCGTTGCAGGGTGCCGTGGCACGGGCCGTCGAAGTGCAGGCTCAGGGACTGGCCGTCGACATCGCCGATCAATTGGCTGAAGTCAATGCGCTGGCTGCCGTGACCGGCCACGGTGAACTGTTGGTTCAGCGCGGTCGGGGTGTCGTTCACCGGCAGGAGGGTCACCACCAACGGTTGGGCCATACTGGCCCGTTACCCATTGGCCTGCTCAATCGCAGTCGCCACTACCTGTAAGGCAATGCTGCCATAGGCATCGGCCCGCGGAATCAAGCTGAGCGCATTCAGATGCCAACCCAGCCATAAAAGTGAACAAACCGTGGCGGCAACGGGGCATGTCGCCGCCAGGGGAAGGCAGGATTACACCAAAGGCTGCACTTCGGTGCGTAGGTAGGCAACCAATCTGTTCCATTCGGACTGATTCGGTTCGGTCTTCACCCAGTTGGACTTCATGTAACCCTCCGTCAATTCCGCCTCGATGGCGTCATAATCCGGATTCCCTACAAGACGCGCCACAATCAGGATGTGGGGTGACGACCTCCCCCCATCTCGCGAGCGCTCTTTCCCCTCTGGGTAAAGCGACCCGTTCATCAGGCCATCCAGCCCCTGCAACGTGGTGGTGGTCGCCAGGATTGGTTCCAGGAAGGCATAAACACTTGCCACCGCCGCGCGTGCTTCCTGATAGGTCGAGAGGTAAAAGATTCGCTTCTGGAGGTCAAGGGGGAGGGGGGCAGAGCCAAAAAACGGTTCG belongs to Chitinivorax tropicus and includes:
- a CDS encoding Ig-like domain-containing protein → MPPRFVHFVIYGWGWHLNALSLIPRADAYGSIALQVVATAIEQANGQQASMAQPLVVTLLPVNDPPTALNQQFTVAGHGSQRLDFSQLIGDVDGQSLSLHFDGPCHGTLQRQPDGSYIYRPHPVWHAAGSRPQSLAEQTGLVVRFKQ
- a CDS encoding Ig-like domain-containing protein, translated to MAQPLVVTLLPVNDTPTALNQQFTVAGHGSQRIDFSQLIGDVDGQSLSLHFDGPCHGTLQRQPDGSYIYRPHPVWHAAGSRPQSLAEQTGLVVRFKQ